From Chelatococcus sp. HY11, the proteins below share one genomic window:
- a CDS encoding AMP-binding protein has translation MSLETILRARPGTIGNSILEAAQRWPDRTAFILSERHASYAEFARQTIAAARALLALGIKRGEHVGILMPNNWDYAVLVGAANMIGAAAVVLNARYRGEDLRFVIEHADIAVLFTTGSGQPHLDLKSLLCGQFPELATWYKGEPLAAAGAPKLRAVFHFDAPDEVNWPAEREFIAGSASVSDETLAQRVSSVQSEDAALVIFSSGTTAQPKACMISHRTVSEVADAMADRLALEQNDVFWNPLPFYHLSSHLPLNACRKIGAAYLCQTHFDAGQALNEMETWGATICYPAFPTLTAALIDHPDFSRRDLSRLRLMLNIGAPELLRKFAAAIPQATQIGCFGLTESGGVSTMSKPTETLEQRVTRVGSPLSVHRIRIVDPETLADVPAGTRGEILISGAIFSGYYKDPDQTSKVLLPSGWLRSGDAGWIDEEGLLAYAGRIKDMLKIGGENVAAVEIESFLTRHPKVKMAQVISVPDDHLVEVAAAFVEMKSGEAVTEGELVEYCVGRIASYKIPRYIRFVTEWPMSTTKIQKYKLVETFVPTGKIDIARFLGRSSSTLQ, from the coding sequence ATGTCTTTAGAAACGATTCTGCGCGCTAGACCGGGTACCATCGGCAATTCCATACTGGAGGCTGCGCAACGCTGGCCCGATCGCACCGCATTCATCCTTTCGGAGCGACATGCAAGCTATGCGGAGTTCGCACGTCAGACTATTGCCGCAGCCCGTGCCCTGCTCGCGCTTGGAATTAAGCGCGGCGAGCATGTCGGCATACTGATGCCAAACAACTGGGACTATGCTGTTCTGGTTGGTGCCGCCAATATGATCGGGGCAGCAGCGGTGGTCCTCAACGCTCGCTATCGGGGTGAGGACCTGCGCTTCGTCATAGAACATGCGGACATAGCCGTATTGTTCACGACCGGCTCAGGTCAGCCGCATCTCGATCTCAAATCGCTGCTTTGCGGCCAGTTTCCAGAACTTGCAACCTGGTACAAAGGCGAACCGTTGGCCGCTGCCGGGGCGCCGAAACTACGCGCCGTATTTCACTTCGACGCGCCGGACGAAGTCAACTGGCCAGCTGAGCGTGAATTCATTGCCGGCTCAGCCAGCGTATCTGACGAAACACTTGCTCAGCGGGTGAGCTCGGTACAATCTGAGGACGCCGCTCTAGTCATCTTTTCCTCCGGCACTACCGCGCAGCCCAAGGCCTGCATGATCAGCCACCGTACAGTGAGCGAAGTCGCCGATGCGATGGCAGATCGATTGGCTCTCGAACAAAACGACGTATTTTGGAATCCTCTTCCTTTCTACCATTTGTCGTCACATCTACCTTTGAATGCGTGCCGGAAGATCGGGGCAGCCTATCTCTGCCAGACACACTTCGACGCCGGACAAGCATTGAATGAGATGGAAACGTGGGGCGCGACGATCTGCTACCCAGCGTTCCCAACCCTGACTGCGGCCCTCATAGACCACCCTGATTTCAGTCGGCGAGACCTCTCTCGACTCCGGCTTATGCTCAATATCGGTGCCCCGGAGTTGTTGCGCAAGTTCGCTGCTGCCATTCCACAGGCAACGCAGATAGGATGTTTCGGCCTGACTGAATCTGGCGGCGTCAGCACCATGTCAAAGCCGACCGAGACCCTCGAACAGCGTGTGACGCGTGTGGGAAGTCCGCTGAGCGTCCACAGGATCCGCATCGTTGATCCGGAAACGCTTGCTGACGTGCCCGCCGGCACGCGCGGTGAAATCCTAATTAGCGGAGCGATTTTTTCAGGATATTACAAGGATCCGGATCAAACTTCAAAGGTGTTGTTGCCGAGCGGATGGCTGCGGAGCGGTGATGCTGGCTGGATAGATGAAGAAGGACTTCTGGCCTATGCCGGTCGCATCAAGGATATGCTCAAAATCGGTGGGGAGAATGTTGCTGCCGTCGAGATCGAGAGCTTCCTGACAAGGCATCCAAAAGTAAAGATGGCCCAGGTCATTTCGGTGCCAGACGACCACCTCGTAGAGGTGGCCGCTGCATTTGTCGAGATGAAGTCGGGTGAAGCGGTGACTGAGGGCGAGCTCGTCGAATACTGCGTGGGTCGCATCGCCAGTTACAAGATACCTCGATATATTCGGTTCGTGACCGAATGGCCGATGAGCACAACCAAGATCCAGAAGTATAAGTTGGTCGAAACCTTCGTGCCGACCGGTAAGATCGACATCGCGCGCTTTCTCGGCAGATCGTCCAGCACCTTACAGTAA
- a CDS encoding amino acid ABC transporter ATP-binding protein, giving the protein MTAPDNPLLVVENVGKRFSASFAIEDVSFKLNRGETVAILGPSGSGKTTMLRCINFLTPYDSGTIRVGGRLVGYREEGGRCLREKEANIADIRKRIGFVFQRFNLFPHRTVIQNLTEGPVYVLGLSVDAAIERARRALDLVGLRYKENEWPDQLSGGQQQRVGIARALCMEPDMILFDEATSSLDPELVGEVLAVIRDLALSGMTMLLVTHEIAFAREVADRILFMENGRLLADQPAEVFFAAPPSARIAQFLARSM; this is encoded by the coding sequence ATGACCGCACCCGATAATCCGCTACTTGTGGTTGAGAATGTAGGGAAGCGCTTCAGTGCGAGCTTCGCTATCGAAGATGTGTCATTTAAGCTGAATCGCGGAGAAACCGTCGCGATTCTAGGACCGAGCGGTTCCGGCAAAACCACCATGTTGCGGTGTATCAACTTCCTGACGCCCTATGACAGCGGTACGATCCGGGTCGGCGGGCGTCTGGTCGGATATCGCGAGGAGGGTGGCCGGTGCCTTCGGGAGAAAGAGGCGAACATTGCCGATATCCGCAAGCGGATCGGCTTCGTTTTTCAGCGCTTCAATCTGTTCCCCCATCGGACCGTCATCCAGAACCTGACGGAAGGCCCGGTCTATGTGCTGGGCCTATCCGTCGACGCAGCCATCGAGCGCGCGCGGCGCGCGCTCGATCTCGTAGGCCTGCGGTATAAGGAGAATGAGTGGCCGGATCAACTCTCCGGCGGTCAGCAGCAACGAGTGGGAATAGCGCGGGCCTTGTGCATGGAGCCGGACATGATCCTGTTCGATGAGGCGACGTCGTCGCTCGATCCTGAACTTGTTGGTGAAGTGCTCGCCGTCATTCGTGATCTCGCGCTCAGCGGGATGACCATGCTGTTGGTGACCCATGAGATCGCCTTTGCGCGCGAAGTCGCCGATCGGATCCTATTTATGGAAAATGGTCGCCTTCTTGCGGATCAACCGGCGGAGGTTTTTTTTGCTGCGCCGCCGTCTGCGCGCATAGCGCAGTTTCTCGCGAGGAGCATGTGA
- a CDS encoding hydantoinase/oxoprolinase family protein, which translates to MSRDFHAAIDVGGTFIDVLIADRATAASRISKVLHRPGHQGEDIMTSLADLAERFGGSIADIGTLVVGTTVVTNALLEHKLARTALITTEGFADVIEIARMRRPSSYDIGLSRPVPVVPRDLRFEVPERIGVDGSVLTRLDESLLPDLVSKLRAAEVEAIAICFLFSFVDPSHEQRVRNYLAHEFNVPISISSEVLATFREYERISTTAINAAASPVMARFLDTLERAVEGKGMRLSIMGSDGGCMTLPEARRFPARCMLSGPAGGVLGSQTLASQLDLGDVLTLDIGGTSSDVALLRADQTALTQDRTISGYSVALPSVEVETVGAGGGSIAYIDSTGLVRVGPRSAGGKPGPACYGLGGEEPTVTDAHVALGRLGTGSMLGGKFSISRQAALEAIETRIAKPTGMSTMRAASGILDIAIDNICRAVRSISIERGHDPREMTLLPFGGAGPMHALEVARVLQIPRVVIPLYPGVWSAFGILSADLTYSAHRTLMLTVDANAAKSLRIALHTLADGLLARAEADGLDPKGMSINRSADFRYRGQSHSLTVSLAGETETDLDAAVAAFHVLHEQRFGHGDTAASIELVNVGVSVRQPNPGIVIDFHSTSGNPAPRSHRDVWFGDQDPVNCPVFERGDLPVGHRIEGPAVVEQYDSNLVLMPGDKVVVAEGGALIIEINQKPQRV; encoded by the coding sequence ATGAGCCGCGACTTCCACGCTGCGATCGATGTCGGCGGAACGTTCATAGACGTGCTCATCGCCGACCGGGCGACGGCGGCCAGCCGGATATCGAAGGTCCTCCATCGTCCTGGCCACCAGGGCGAGGATATCATGACATCGCTTGCCGACCTTGCCGAGCGGTTTGGTGGCAGCATTGCCGATATCGGCACGCTGGTCGTTGGCACGACCGTTGTCACCAATGCGCTGCTTGAGCATAAGCTTGCCCGCACGGCGCTCATCACCACCGAAGGGTTTGCGGACGTCATCGAAATTGCGCGTATGCGCCGCCCGTCGTCCTACGACATTGGTCTTTCGCGGCCGGTGCCAGTAGTCCCCAGAGATCTCCGCTTTGAGGTTCCCGAGCGCATCGGTGTTGACGGTAGTGTGCTCACGCGGCTCGACGAAAGCCTTCTTCCTGACCTTGTCTCAAAGCTGCGTGCGGCGGAGGTCGAGGCAATTGCGATCTGCTTCCTCTTTTCGTTTGTGGATCCTTCGCATGAGCAAAGAGTGCGCAACTATCTTGCCCACGAGTTCAATGTTCCGATTTCTATTTCTTCGGAAGTGCTGGCGACTTTCCGTGAATATGAACGCATCAGCACCACTGCCATTAACGCGGCCGCAAGCCCGGTGATGGCGCGCTTTCTGGACACGCTGGAACGCGCGGTCGAGGGCAAGGGAATGCGCCTGAGCATCATGGGATCCGATGGCGGTTGCATGACGCTACCTGAGGCGCGTCGTTTTCCCGCGCGGTGCATGCTTTCGGGACCCGCCGGTGGCGTGCTCGGTTCTCAAACGCTGGCGAGCCAGCTTGATCTGGGCGATGTACTTACGCTCGACATAGGCGGCACCAGTTCGGACGTCGCCCTGCTGCGTGCGGATCAGACCGCGCTAACGCAGGACCGAACCATCTCCGGCTACTCAGTCGCATTGCCTTCGGTCGAGGTTGAGACGGTGGGGGCAGGTGGCGGATCGATTGCCTATATCGACAGCACCGGTCTTGTGCGGGTGGGACCGCGCAGCGCCGGCGGCAAGCCTGGGCCTGCCTGCTACGGACTTGGCGGCGAGGAGCCTACCGTCACCGACGCTCATGTGGCGCTGGGGCGCCTTGGTACCGGATCGATGCTGGGCGGCAAATTCTCGATAAGCAGGCAGGCGGCTCTTGAGGCGATCGAGACGCGGATCGCCAAGCCAACCGGCATGAGCACGATGCGGGCGGCAAGCGGCATCCTCGATATCGCAATCGACAACATTTGCAGGGCGGTCCGCTCGATTTCGATCGAGCGGGGACACGATCCGCGGGAGATGACCTTACTGCCGTTTGGCGGCGCCGGTCCGATGCACGCTCTCGAGGTTGCGCGCGTGCTGCAAATCCCGCGGGTTGTGATCCCGCTTTATCCGGGCGTGTGGTCGGCCTTTGGCATATTATCGGCGGACCTCACCTATTCAGCTCATCGAACGCTGATGCTGACGGTCGATGCGAACGCTGCGAAATCCCTGCGGATCGCGTTGCACACGCTTGCCGATGGGTTGCTCGCGCGCGCCGAGGCGGATGGTCTGGACCCGAAAGGAATGTCGATCAATCGCAGCGCCGACTTCCGCTATCGCGGTCAGTCGCACAGCCTGACTGTGTCGCTGGCCGGGGAGACCGAGACAGACCTCGATGCCGCCGTAGCAGCGTTCCACGTCCTTCATGAGCAACGGTTCGGACATGGCGACACGGCCGCATCTATCGAGCTTGTTAATGTCGGGGTCTCGGTCCGCCAGCCAAACCCGGGGATTGTGATCGATTTCCATTCAACGAGCGGCAATCCCGCTCCGCGAAGTCATCGAGATGTTTGGTTTGGCGACCAAGATCCGGTGAATTGTCCGGTCTTCGAGCGCGGTGATCTCCCGGTCGGGCACCGCATCGAGGGACCGGCTGTCGTCGAGCAGTACGACTCCAACCTGGTGTTGATGCCGGGCGACAAGGTCGTGGTCGCGGAAGGCGGCGCACTCATAATAGAAATCAATCAAAAGCCACAGAGGGTCTAA
- a CDS encoding amino acid ABC transporter permease: MLEFALKYFPLYFQGAFISVGLTILAMSGALVIGLVVALGRVSGNTAVRYASSAYVALFRGVPPLVMIYIVYFGLPAWAASSGVEWLRAAMHPLDNRVVSATLALSVISGAYAAEILRASIQAVPPEQREAARSIGMSHFLTLRRIILPQAFRIAFPPLGSEFIIILKGTSLVSVIGVSELMRTAQLAASSTFQSLTAYSFAAVFYIAMVILIQTVVYLLERWMRSNRVHA; encoded by the coding sequence ATGCTTGAGTTCGCGCTTAAGTATTTCCCGCTTTATTTCCAAGGCGCGTTTATCAGTGTCGGTTTGACAATATTGGCCATGAGCGGCGCGCTTGTAATCGGACTGGTCGTCGCACTGGGGCGCGTTTCAGGCAACACGGCCGTGCGTTACGCCTCTTCGGCTTATGTGGCATTGTTCCGAGGCGTGCCGCCATTAGTGATGATCTACATCGTCTATTTCGGGTTGCCGGCCTGGGCGGCAAGTTCGGGTGTGGAATGGCTCAGGGCGGCCATGCACCCTCTGGATAACCGTGTTGTATCGGCGACATTGGCGCTTTCGGTGATCAGTGGTGCATATGCCGCGGAGATATTGCGGGCAAGCATACAGGCTGTTCCGCCAGAGCAGAGGGAAGCGGCAAGATCGATCGGCATGTCGCATTTTCTCACGCTGCGTCGCATCATTCTCCCTCAGGCCTTTAGAATTGCTTTTCCGCCGCTGGGAAGCGAGTTCATCATCATTTTGAAAGGAACGTCGCTCGTGTCCGTTATCGGTGTGAGCGAGCTGATGCGTACCGCACAACTGGCGGCTTCGTCGACGTTCCAGAGTCTGACAGCCTACTCGTTCGCGGCGGTGTTCTACATTGCGATGGTGATTTTGATACAAACCGTTGTCTACCTGCTCGAGCGGTGGATGCGGAGCAACAGGGTGCACGCATAG
- a CDS encoding GntR family transcriptional regulator, producing the protein MKSSEGTARAQPIYLALAGELEASARALSPNVLFPTEDQLAQRYGVSRPTVRRALSLIEAKGLVRREQGRGTIVCPPKFERRLVPPRSIIKDFRDQGYHLDTRTVSLDENFQADPSLHRQLAGKGKGGVACLRIVRSVADEALVYETHIFQSGLLRKIDLARIESESLSKLLVEGSGLEIVNSRTIAEIEPCNAEVAFHLSVAVGTQVVIQRFQDQLASGRLLQAGEMHYRTDRIRFSIVQNGSPYADGEADLLFP; encoded by the coding sequence ATGAAAAGTTCTGAAGGCACTGCCCGCGCCCAGCCGATCTATCTGGCGCTTGCGGGAGAGTTGGAGGCATCGGCGAGAGCCCTGTCGCCCAATGTTCTCTTCCCCACAGAAGACCAGCTAGCGCAACGGTATGGAGTAAGCCGTCCGACAGTTCGCAGGGCGCTATCGCTCATCGAGGCCAAGGGCTTGGTGCGGCGCGAGCAGGGTCGTGGCACGATTGTATGTCCCCCGAAATTCGAGCGAAGGCTCGTTCCGCCCCGCTCCATCATCAAGGATTTCAGGGATCAGGGCTATCATCTTGACACCCGGACCGTTTCGCTGGACGAAAACTTCCAGGCAGATCCTAGCTTGCATCGGCAACTAGCCGGCAAGGGAAAGGGCGGTGTTGCGTGTTTGCGGATCGTCCGTTCAGTTGCCGACGAGGCGCTGGTTTATGAAACGCATATTTTTCAGAGCGGGTTGTTACGCAAGATTGATCTGGCTCGGATCGAATCCGAGTCCCTTTCCAAGCTTCTGGTGGAGGGCAGCGGTCTGGAGATCGTCAATTCACGGACAATCGCAGAGATTGAGCCGTGTAACGCTGAAGTTGCGTTTCATCTTTCGGTGGCGGTCGGCACGCAAGTCGTTATCCAGCGATTTCAAGACCAGCTGGCATCTGGCCGACTGCTTCAGGCCGGTGAGATGCATTACCGGACGGACCGTATCAGGTTCAGCATTGTACAAAACGGCTCACCGTATGCCGATGGCGAGGCTGATCTTCTGTTTCCCTGA
- a CDS encoding IS6 family transposase translates to MNTSSISYKRHRFPPQVIAHAVWLYFRFPLSLRLVEEMLLERGIVVSYETIRRWVKKFGPDYARRLHRKKPSRNDVWHLDEVVITIAGRKHWLWRAVDQDGYVLDEIVQARRNTKAAKRLLARLLKKQGIAPKRMITDKLRSYGAAHRQIMPNVDHRSHKGLNNRAENSHVPLRKRERMMQGFRSPGSLQRFVSIFSAVRNLFVPPRSQRSAVEVYLHRLQAIAAWKAVTGTMA, encoded by the coding sequence ATGAACACCTCATCCATCAGCTACAAGCGCCATCGTTTCCCTCCCCAGGTCATCGCACACGCAGTGTGGCTCTACTTCCGATTTCCGCTGAGCCTGCGTCTTGTCGAAGAAATGCTGCTGGAGCGTGGCATTGTCGTCTCCTATGAAACGATCCGCCGCTGGGTAAAGAAGTTCGGCCCAGACTATGCACGTCGCCTTCATCGCAAGAAGCCCAGCCGGAATGACGTGTGGCATCTCGACGAGGTGGTCATCACCATTGCCGGCAGGAAACACTGGTTGTGGCGCGCTGTTGATCAGGATGGCTATGTGCTTGACGAGATCGTCCAGGCCCGCCGCAATACCAAGGCGGCCAAGCGATTGCTGGCTCGACTTTTGAAGAAGCAGGGCATCGCGCCGAAGCGGATGATTACCGACAAGCTGCGCTCCTATGGTGCGGCGCATCGCCAGATCATGCCAAATGTCGATCATCGATCACACAAGGGCCTTAACAACCGCGCCGAGAATTCGCACGTACCATTACGAAAGCGGGAGCGAATGATGCAGGGGTTTCGATCACCCGGAAGCCTGCAACGCTTCGTCTCGATCTTCTCCGCTGTCCGAAATCTCTTCGTCCCACCCCGTTCCCAACGATCCGCAGTCGAGGTTTACCTGCACCGCCTTCAGGCGATCGCGGCGTGGAAAGCTGTGACGGGAACCATGGCCTGA
- a CDS encoding transporter substrate-binding domain-containing protein — translation MRISAFIQSIVLAFALAGSASIATAQDFRVAGDPNYRPFGFTDENGNEVGYDMDFAAALGEKIGRKTAYEGMAFDGVVPALMSKRIDAITSLAVTNARKEQVLFSQPVLVQDIVAILPVGKPVPSLEELKALRIGVQVNSSAAAQVEALGMKAASYNSLPDELNDLVLGRLDAVVVESIGGAYTVAATFHDKLVVSSLKLSSEPRVISVAVHKDNGDLLAQIDQAITTMKTDGTMKAIATKWFGETNVVAE, via the coding sequence ATGAGAATTTCTGCTTTCATTCAGTCTATCGTGCTGGCGTTTGCTCTCGCCGGCTCAGCCTCAATCGCGACTGCGCAGGACTTCCGCGTCGCAGGAGATCCCAATTACCGTCCGTTCGGCTTTACCGACGAAAACGGAAACGAAGTGGGCTATGACATGGATTTCGCAGCCGCGCTGGGTGAAAAGATCGGCCGTAAGACGGCTTATGAAGGCATGGCCTTCGATGGCGTCGTTCCCGCACTTATGTCTAAGCGTATCGACGCCATCACCAGTCTGGCGGTGACGAACGCCCGCAAGGAACAGGTACTGTTCTCTCAGCCTGTACTCGTTCAAGACATCGTCGCGATCCTGCCTGTCGGCAAACCCGTGCCGTCGCTGGAAGAATTGAAGGCGCTCCGTATCGGCGTGCAGGTCAACAGTTCGGCAGCCGCGCAGGTTGAAGCGCTAGGCATGAAGGCGGCGAGCTACAATTCCCTACCGGACGAACTAAATGATCTCGTACTGGGACGTTTGGACGCGGTCGTTGTGGAGAGCATCGGCGGCGCATACACTGTTGCGGCTACATTCCACGATAAGTTGGTCGTTTCTTCTTTGAAGCTCTCCAGTGAACCGCGCGTCATTTCGGTGGCCGTGCATAAGGACAATGGCGATCTCCTGGCCCAAATCGACCAGGCGATCACGACGATGAAGACTGACGGCACCATGAAGGCTATCGCCACCAAGTGGTTCGGCGAGACCAATGTGGTTGCGGAATGA
- a CDS encoding MaoC family dehydratase codes for MPLEVGTTLPLRRIDFVNPDTMRVWAPILADPNPIHLDRDAVRAKGLGDRRVNQGVISAAYVMDMLQASFAEGFIVSFSSRFIDNVYEGETVEASAKVTAIEQIGIMVNITCDFVLTSIERGSVLIGNAVVSLPSSAFSTN; via the coding sequence ATGCCGCTTGAAGTTGGTACGACTCTGCCACTGCGTAGGATCGACTTTGTAAATCCCGATACGATGCGGGTTTGGGCGCCAATACTCGCAGACCCGAACCCAATCCACCTCGACCGTGATGCTGTACGGGCGAAGGGTCTCGGAGACCGACGGGTCAACCAGGGCGTCATAAGCGCCGCCTATGTTATGGATATGCTGCAGGCGTCGTTCGCAGAAGGTTTTATCGTGTCATTCTCCAGCCGCTTCATTGACAATGTGTATGAAGGCGAGACGGTAGAGGCTAGCGCTAAAGTTACCGCGATCGAACAGATAGGTATTATGGTTAATATCACCTGCGACTTTGTACTAACCTCGATTGAACGAGGGTCGGTGCTGATCGGGAATGCAGTCGTCTCGCTTCCCTCATCCGCTTTCTCGACGAACTAA
- a CDS encoding helix-turn-helix transcriptional regulator, with amino-acid sequence MVAVAKFGLILREIRRQKGLTQEELAHKAGRSVDAVSQWERAINWPTLKTLVQISEALEVPVRTFFDVPDAQKSDQRLQMDVEARLLLDSLPDNDLAVALEQLRALTKRR; translated from the coding sequence ATGGTCGCTGTCGCCAAGTTCGGTCTGATTCTGAGAGAGATTCGTCGCCAGAAAGGCCTGACGCAGGAGGAACTCGCCCATAAGGCCGGGCGCTCGGTGGATGCTGTCTCTCAATGGGAACGTGCTATTAACTGGCCAACATTGAAGACCCTTGTCCAGATAAGCGAGGCGCTGGAGGTCCCCGTCCGGACATTCTTCGATGTCCCTGACGCACAGAAGTCGGATCAACGCCTACAGATGGATGTTGAAGCACGCCTGCTTCTTGATTCATTGCCAGATAACGATCTCGCGGTGGCGCTCGAGCAGCTTCGGGCATTGACAAAGCGTCGCTGA
- a CDS encoding helix-turn-helix transcriptional regulator codes for MRLVAALLELLADPAFVVDGGGIVKVHNSAGTGLIEDSRVGLSSTGQLVLRGTRAARHLSSQISVCCASGRSQLDGFKVEGPDSRELSVAIFPLMSEASGDIAAKQGRNICDALVVFSVERTINSLRAPPQSVRGKFTPTERRVADKLKDGCDLKSAAAELGISYQTARTHLRSLFAKMDVHRQSDLVRRLLTEDKS; via the coding sequence ATGCGGCTGGTAGCTGCCTTGCTGGAGCTGCTGGCTGATCCCGCATTTGTGGTCGACGGAGGCGGCATCGTCAAAGTCCACAACAGCGCCGGCACGGGATTGATCGAGGATAGCCGTGTCGGGCTGTCTTCCACAGGCCAGCTGGTTTTGCGAGGCACGCGCGCAGCACGCCATCTTTCCAGCCAGATCTCAGTCTGCTGCGCGTCAGGTCGGTCACAGCTTGACGGCTTTAAAGTTGAAGGCCCTGACTCACGTGAGCTGTCGGTTGCTATTTTCCCCCTGATGTCGGAGGCATCGGGCGATATCGCGGCAAAACAGGGAAGGAATATCTGCGACGCTCTCGTGGTGTTTTCAGTGGAGCGGACAATCAATAGCCTGCGAGCGCCGCCTCAGAGCGTCAGAGGTAAGTTTACGCCCACCGAGCGCCGTGTCGCGGACAAGCTGAAGGACGGCTGTGACCTGAAGTCGGCCGCCGCCGAGCTCGGCATCAGCTATCAAACCGCCCGGACCCATCTGCGATCACTGTTTGCCAAGATGGATGTACACCGACAAAGCGATTTGGTTCGGCGGCTCCTGACGGAGGACAAGTCATAG
- a CDS encoding CaiB/BaiF CoA-transferase family protein, whose protein sequence is MGPLAGLRIVELDAIGPVPMCAMLLADMGADIVRIARAGGQVSYDDVGGSILHRSRTDIVLNLKEPAGRDAALALIEKAEVLIEGLRPGVMERLGLGPDVCLGRQPTLVYGRMTGWGQDGTLSSRAGHDINYIAVAGALAAIGERGRTPIPPLNLVGDYGAGAMMLAVGVLAALTEARRSGIGQVVDAAMSDGTPLLMALFHALRQNGGWNEQRQSNMLDGGVPFYRCYACSDGGYMSVGALEPQFFAELLAGLGLDPADYPQNDVSGHEAMADAFADRFLTRSRDEWTALFEDRDACVYPVLSMSEAVEYRHNRSRKTFVEHAGIIQPAPAPRFSRTQSVIGTATSCTFEDVLARWSAEAN, encoded by the coding sequence GTGGGACCTTTAGCGGGGCTGCGGATCGTAGAGTTGGATGCAATCGGGCCGGTGCCGATGTGTGCGATGCTACTTGCAGACATGGGTGCAGACATTGTTCGCATTGCGCGGGCCGGCGGACAAGTTTCCTATGACGATGTCGGAGGATCTATCCTTCATCGCAGCCGCACCGACATCGTACTCAACCTAAAGGAACCGGCCGGTCGCGACGCGGCTTTGGCGCTGATCGAGAAGGCAGAAGTGCTGATCGAGGGACTTCGGCCTGGTGTGATGGAAAGGCTAGGATTGGGACCCGACGTGTGCCTCGGACGACAGCCCACGCTGGTTTATGGCCGCATGACCGGATGGGGACAAGACGGTACGCTCTCCTCACGTGCAGGACACGATATCAACTATATCGCCGTGGCGGGCGCGCTTGCCGCCATTGGCGAAAGGGGCCGTACGCCCATTCCGCCGCTCAATCTTGTAGGCGATTATGGCGCCGGCGCTATGATGCTTGCTGTCGGAGTTCTGGCAGCATTGACTGAGGCTCGCCGCAGCGGAATTGGACAGGTCGTTGATGCCGCGATGTCCGACGGCACCCCGCTGCTTATGGCTCTTTTCCATGCACTGCGGCAGAATGGCGGCTGGAACGAGCAGCGTCAGTCGAACATGCTAGACGGTGGCGTCCCTTTTTATCGTTGCTATGCCTGCTCTGACGGCGGTTATATGTCGGTGGGTGCGCTTGAGCCGCAGTTCTTCGCAGAACTGCTCGCTGGGCTAGGCCTTGATCCCGCAGATTACCCTCAAAACGACGTTTCCGGCCATGAGGCGATGGCAGACGCTTTCGCAGACAGATTCTTGACGCGAAGCCGCGACGAGTGGACTGCTCTTTTCGAAGACCGCGATGCCTGCGTCTATCCAGTCCTCAGCATGTCCGAGGCGGTTGAGTACCGGCACAATCGCTCGCGTAAGACCTTTGTCGAACATGCCGGTATCATACAGCCTGCTCCTGCGCCACGCTTCAGCCGAACGCAGAGCGTAATCGGGACCGCCACATCTTGTACCTTCGAGGACGTGCTGGCACGATGGTCAGCGGAGGCAAATTAG